Proteins encoded within one genomic window of Granulicella pectinivorans:
- the bshB1 gene encoding bacillithiol biosynthesis deacetylase BshB1, protein MLDVLAIAAHRDDVEQTCGGTLLVQRALGWKTGILDLTRGESGTRGTAAEREAEANEAARILGVYHREALDLPDGNVQNTLENRLKIAAVLRRLRPRVVILPYWQGRHPDHYTSATLGYESCFVSGLSKLDLPGAPHRPYKILYASLYADVRPTFVVDITPHMETRLASLLAYRSQYTTQPQGGGLFVPEEEIRERTFASARHYGLLAGVRYAEPFVQKEVALASDLMALPVQSI, encoded by the coding sequence ATGCTGGATGTCTTAGCCATCGCCGCCCACCGTGACGACGTCGAACAGACCTGCGGCGGAACCCTCCTCGTCCAGCGCGCCCTGGGCTGGAAGACCGGCATCCTCGACCTCACCCGCGGCGAATCCGGCACCCGCGGAACCGCCGCCGAGCGCGAGGCGGAGGCTAACGAAGCCGCCCGCATCCTCGGCGTCTATCACCGCGAAGCACTCGACCTCCCCGATGGCAACGTCCAGAACACCCTCGAGAACCGCCTCAAGATCGCCGCCGTCCTCCGTCGCCTTCGCCCCCGCGTCGTCATCCTCCCGTACTGGCAGGGCCGCCATCCAGATCACTACACCTCCGCCACCCTCGGCTACGAATCCTGCTTCGTCTCCGGTCTCTCCAAACTCGATCTTCCCGGCGCCCCCCATCGCCCCTACAAGATCCTCTACGCCTCCCTCTACGCCGATGTCCGCCCTACCTTTGTCGTGGACATCACGCCCCACATGGAGACGCGTCTCGCTTCGCTCTTGGCCTACCGCTCCCAGTACACCACCCAGCCCCAGGGTGGAGGCCTCTTCGTCCCGGAAGAAGAGATCCGCGAGCGCACCTTCGCCTCCGCGCGCCACTACGGTCTCCTGGCCGGCGTCCGCTACGCCGAGCCCTTCGTCCAGAAGGAAGTCGCCCTTGCTTCCGACCTCATGGCCCTTCCCGTACAGTCCATCTAA
- a CDS encoding bifunctional homocysteine S-methyltransferase/methylenetetrahydrofolate reductase, whose translation MMTGTAVETTNKALDELFRAPDGETARRTVLCDGAMGTMLYDRGVFINRSYDELNISQPELVRAVHAEYLQAGAEIIETNTFGANAFRLERYGLRDSVRKLNLAGMRLARECVTQMREKQASEAYVAGALGPLGVRLVPHGPVSREDARETFREQVRALAEGGPGVGADLFVIETMMSMAETEEAMAAVKEEAPGLKLIVMLTVDDKGNSLDGTSAEEATRLMQLWGADAIGCNCSDGPQTVLDVIQRMRAVTKLPLAAMPNAGIPREVDGRHMYMTTPEYMAGFARKAVKAGATFLGGCCGTTPAHIRAMRHALRALGAMQEGVHAEAAVVIESTVKPPALKERSKVGAMIAAGDWITMVEIVPPKGIDCTKEIEGARMLYKLGVDVINVPDSPRASARMAAQSLCVQIQQQVGIETIIHYTCRDRNVLSIQSDLIGASSIGLKNVLCLTGDPPKMGNYPDATAVFDVDAIGLTKIVRGLNHGLDIGNNPIGGSTGFAIAVAANPGVADLDFEVRRFEAKVEAGAEFCITQPVFDLQVLEDFLRRIEGFRIPVIAGIWPLTSLKNAEFMKNDLKVRVPDQIMTRMGKASGPDAARAEGLAIAREMLAEARLLGHMMVRGVQVSAPFGKYKAAADVLGLEG comes from the coding sequence ATGATGACCGGAACGGCTGTAGAGACGACAAACAAGGCGCTGGACGAGCTCTTTCGCGCACCCGATGGCGAGACGGCGCGGCGCACTGTGCTGTGCGACGGTGCCATGGGCACGATGCTGTACGACCGGGGCGTTTTCATCAATCGCTCGTACGATGAGCTGAATATTTCGCAGCCAGAGTTGGTGAGGGCTGTCCATGCGGAGTACCTTCAGGCCGGCGCGGAGATTATCGAGACCAATACGTTTGGCGCAAATGCGTTTCGGCTGGAGCGGTACGGGCTGCGGGACTCGGTGAGGAAGCTGAACCTGGCCGGAATGCGGCTGGCGCGGGAGTGCGTGACGCAGATGCGCGAAAAGCAGGCTTCGGAGGCGTATGTGGCCGGAGCGCTGGGGCCGCTGGGTGTTCGGCTTGTTCCGCATGGGCCGGTCTCGCGGGAAGATGCTCGTGAGACCTTTCGCGAGCAGGTGCGGGCTCTGGCGGAGGGCGGGCCGGGTGTGGGAGCCGATCTTTTCGTGATCGAGACGATGATGTCGATGGCCGAGACGGAAGAGGCGATGGCCGCGGTCAAGGAAGAGGCTCCGGGGCTGAAGCTGATCGTGATGCTGACGGTGGATGACAAAGGGAACTCGCTGGATGGCACTTCCGCAGAGGAAGCTACCCGCCTGATGCAGCTTTGGGGGGCGGATGCGATCGGATGCAATTGCAGCGACGGGCCACAGACGGTGCTCGATGTGATTCAGCGGATGCGCGCGGTGACGAAGCTTCCGTTGGCTGCGATGCCGAATGCCGGGATTCCGCGTGAGGTGGATGGGCGGCACATGTATATGACCACGCCGGAGTATATGGCGGGGTTTGCGCGGAAGGCCGTCAAGGCAGGTGCGACGTTCCTGGGGGGATGCTGCGGGACGACGCCGGCGCACATTCGGGCGATGCGGCATGCACTGCGGGCGCTGGGAGCGATGCAGGAGGGTGTCCACGCCGAGGCTGCGGTCGTGATTGAAAGCACGGTGAAGCCTCCGGCGCTGAAGGAGCGGTCGAAGGTGGGTGCGATGATCGCGGCGGGCGACTGGATCACGATGGTGGAGATTGTGCCGCCCAAGGGGATCGATTGCACGAAGGAGATTGAAGGCGCTCGGATGCTGTACAAGCTGGGCGTCGATGTCATCAATGTGCCGGATAGCCCCAGGGCGAGCGCCAGGATGGCGGCGCAGAGCCTTTGTGTGCAGATTCAGCAGCAGGTGGGGATCGAGACGATCATCCACTACACGTGCCGGGACCGGAATGTGCTTTCGATCCAGAGCGACTTGATCGGGGCTTCTTCGATTGGGTTAAAGAACGTGCTTTGCTTGACGGGCGATCCACCGAAGATGGGGAACTACCCGGATGCGACGGCGGTGTTCGATGTGGACGCGATTGGGCTGACGAAGATTGTCCGCGGCCTGAACCATGGGTTGGACATTGGCAATAACCCCATCGGTGGGTCGACGGGATTTGCGATTGCGGTTGCGGCGAACCCGGGTGTGGCGGATCTCGATTTTGAGGTGCGGCGGTTCGAGGCGAAGGTCGAGGCGGGAGCTGAGTTCTGCATTACGCAGCCGGTCTTCGATCTGCAGGTGCTGGAGGACTTTCTGCGGCGGATCGAAGGATTCCGTATACCGGTGATCGCGGGGATCTGGCCGCTGACGAGCCTGAAGAACGCGGAATTCATGAAGAACGATCTGAAGGTGCGTGTGCCGGACCAGATTATGACGCGGATGGGCAAGGCTTCGGGCCCGGATGCGGCTCGTGCCGAGGGCTTGGCGATTGCGCGGGAGATGCTGGCCGAGGCTCGTCTGCTTGGACACATGATGGTAAGGGGCGTGCAGGTGAGTGCGCCGTTTGGAAAGTACAAGGCAGCCGCCGATGTATTGGGGCTGGAGGGATAA
- the xseB gene encoding exodeoxyribonuclease VII small subunit — MASFEEKLASLESVVERLERGELSLDESVRLFEEGVGLSNACKAELEAAEARIEVLVEPESGGFRTAVLDDPEGEDAEEDTEELVDEDEL; from the coding sequence ATGGCAAGCTTCGAGGAAAAACTGGCTTCGCTGGAATCGGTGGTGGAGCGGCTGGAACGCGGCGAGTTGTCGCTGGATGAGTCGGTGCGGCTGTTTGAGGAGGGCGTGGGGCTTTCGAATGCCTGTAAGGCGGAGTTGGAGGCCGCGGAGGCTCGGATTGAGGTGCTGGTTGAGCCGGAGAGTGGTGGGTTTCGGACCGCTGTTCTGGATGATCCAGAAGGGGAAGACGCGGAAGAGGATACGGAAGAACTCGTTGATGAGGATGAACTCTGA
- a CDS encoding zeta toxin family protein: MSRPVLTIIAGSNGCGKSTLTRGAREEFQQNPVLDPDAIAKSLQATYGSPSNIEAGKQVLRIAEELIENRQSFTVETTLSGGTYLRMADRAKRAGFDIRVFFIGTTSVEINIERVKARVRKGGHDVPEEDQRRRYPRTLANMKKLLPSAGFAGILDNSTPKGHTVVGYGVGANMHWIEPLPDWAAGLRT; the protein is encoded by the coding sequence GTGAGCCGTCCGGTTCTTACGATCATTGCGGGATCCAACGGATGCGGTAAGAGTACCCTGACTCGCGGCGCGCGCGAGGAGTTTCAGCAGAATCCGGTTTTGGATCCGGATGCCATCGCAAAGTCCCTTCAGGCCACGTACGGGTCACCCTCTAATATCGAAGCCGGGAAGCAAGTTCTGCGGATCGCGGAAGAGCTGATTGAGAATCGGCAGTCTTTTACCGTAGAGACGACGCTATCGGGCGGAACTTATCTGAGGATGGCGGATCGCGCCAAGCGAGCAGGCTTCGACATCAGGGTTTTCTTTATAGGCACTACTTCGGTCGAGATCAATATTGAGCGAGTCAAGGCCAGGGTTAGAAAGGGTGGTCATGATGTTCCTGAAGAGGATCAACGTAGGCGCTACCCGCGAACCCTAGCAAATATGAAAAAGCTCTTGCCTTCAGCGGGGTTCGCCGGGATTTTGGACAATTCAACTCCGAAAGGGCATACGGTGGTCGGCTATGGGGTCGGCGCGAACATGCACTGGATTGAACCCTTGCCAGACTGGGCGGCTGGGCTTCGCACCTGA
- a CDS encoding beta-N-acetylhexosaminidase — translation MRLARHVTSLCLLVASAAWAQQPHLIPMPREVHLATPTPVPSAIVLVPGNDVEDNNAADDLTEAMSVRNIRVTPNTGYAAMTISLLREDTPGAKEALRSASATFDPAMHDEGYLLIAAPGHVNIIAQTASGIFYGVQTLKQMITGYGSSATLATGSIKDWPAMKYRGIDDDLSRGPFPTLAFQKQQIREFAAFKINVYSPYFEHTVQYAADPITSPQGSSLTRSEAQELVRYAARFHIMIIPEQEAFGHLHHLLKYEKYSDLAETPHGHVLAPAADGTQPLILSWFKQLAEDYPSPFLHIGADETQELGTGRTKDDVQKRGLGPVYADFLAKIHDTLSPLHRKLLFWGDMATGDPSAIPNLPKDMIAVPWIYWHLDNYDPNILPFKNAGIETWVAPGDSNWSQMYPLGDQAIDNISGFIESGQRLGSTGSLLTVWNDDGEGLFNQDWFGVLFGAAAAWQPGKSSGDPYKAAFGELFYGDTTGKVMQAQAELMDALKNFDGNDSTFWVDPWSKAGEAKAVKFRPSLHDTRMHAEKALSFLAEARAGNDHLLHPDAIAGMELGARRIDLAAMKFQLADEIADAYKQAYAKRAVQDKKEQRDVRSLLSVCPGNNGRCADLRDAYSAIKNLYKDAWLAENRPYWLDNVLVRYDMQIQLWQQRNLNFGAIASDWQKTHQLPTPQELGMINEPAMPATAKKKE, via the coding sequence ATGAGACTCGCTCGCCACGTCACCTCTCTTTGCCTGCTCGTTGCCTCCGCCGCCTGGGCTCAACAGCCGCATCTCATCCCCATGCCGCGCGAAGTACACCTGGCTACGCCCACGCCAGTGCCCAGCGCAATCGTGCTTGTCCCAGGCAATGACGTGGAAGACAACAACGCCGCGGACGATCTCACAGAAGCGATGAGCGTGCGAAACATCCGCGTGACGCCAAACACCGGCTACGCAGCAATGACCATCTCTCTCCTCCGCGAAGACACCCCTGGCGCGAAAGAAGCCCTGCGATCCGCCTCCGCAACCTTCGATCCCGCGATGCACGACGAAGGCTACCTTCTGATCGCCGCCCCCGGGCACGTCAACATCATCGCTCAGACTGCGAGCGGCATCTTCTACGGCGTACAGACGCTCAAGCAAATGATTACCGGATACGGCTCGTCGGCCACGCTCGCGACCGGCAGCATCAAGGACTGGCCCGCAATGAAGTATCGCGGCATCGACGACGATCTCTCCCGCGGCCCCTTCCCCACTCTCGCCTTCCAGAAGCAGCAGATCCGCGAGTTCGCCGCCTTCAAGATCAACGTCTACTCTCCTTACTTCGAGCACACCGTCCAGTACGCGGCAGACCCCATCACCTCGCCGCAGGGCAGCTCCCTCACCCGTTCCGAGGCACAGGAGCTCGTCCGCTACGCTGCCCGTTTTCACATCATGATCATCCCGGAGCAGGAAGCGTTCGGCCACCTCCACCACCTTCTCAAATACGAAAAATACTCAGACCTCGCCGAGACCCCGCACGGCCACGTCCTCGCCCCCGCCGCCGATGGCACCCAGCCCCTCATCCTGTCCTGGTTCAAGCAACTCGCCGAGGACTATCCAAGCCCCTTCCTTCACATTGGCGCCGATGAAACCCAGGAGCTAGGCACCGGACGCACCAAAGATGACGTCCAGAAGCGCGGCCTCGGCCCCGTCTACGCGGACTTCCTCGCGAAGATCCACGACACCCTCAGCCCCCTCCATCGCAAGCTGCTCTTCTGGGGCGACATGGCGACCGGAGATCCTTCTGCCATCCCCAATCTTCCCAAGGACATGATCGCCGTCCCTTGGATCTACTGGCACCTCGACAACTACGACCCCAATATCCTGCCCTTCAAAAACGCCGGCATCGAAACCTGGGTCGCTCCCGGCGACTCCAACTGGTCGCAGATGTACCCCCTCGGCGACCAGGCCATCGACAACATCTCCGGCTTCATCGAATCCGGCCAGCGCCTCGGCTCCACCGGTTCGCTCCTCACCGTATGGAACGACGACGGCGAAGGTCTCTTCAATCAGGACTGGTTCGGCGTCCTCTTCGGCGCGGCGGCAGCCTGGCAACCGGGCAAATCCTCGGGCGATCCATATAAGGCCGCCTTCGGAGAGCTCTTCTACGGAGACACTACCGGCAAGGTCATGCAGGCACAGGCCGAACTCATGGATGCGCTCAAGAACTTCGATGGCAACGACTCCACCTTCTGGGTCGATCCATGGAGTAAAGCCGGCGAAGCCAAGGCCGTGAAGTTCCGCCCCAGCCTTCACGACACACGCATGCACGCCGAAAAGGCCCTATCCTTTCTGGCCGAAGCCCGCGCCGGAAACGACCATCTCCTCCATCCGGATGCCATCGCCGGCATGGAACTCGGAGCCCGCCGCATCGATCTCGCCGCGATGAAGTTCCAGCTCGCCGACGAGATCGCCGACGCCTACAAACAGGCCTACGCAAAGAGGGCCGTCCAGGACAAGAAGGAGCAACGCGACGTGCGCAGCCTTCTCAGCGTATGCCCCGGCAACAACGGCCGCTGCGCCGATCTCCGCGACGCCTACTCCGCCATCAAGAACCTCTACAAGGACGCCTGGCTCGCGGAGAACCGCCCCTACTGGCTCGATAACGTGCTCGTCCGTTACGACATGCAGATCCAGCTATGGCAGCAGCGCAACCTGAACTTCGGAGCCATCGCATCCGACTGGCAGAAAACGCACCAGCTCCCCACACCGCAGGAGCTGGGAATGATCAACGAACCCGCTATGCCAGCAACCGCCAAAAAGAAGGAGTAG
- a CDS encoding TonB-dependent receptor — translation MKIKHLFPALILLLLAVSDTSAQIAARMQGRVLDASGSVVGKAHIALTETATGTHRETTTSSSGDYSFGELAPGRYSIDVTAVGFQHLSRTGLTALVGDTIQVDLTLTAGGEQTTVTVNADAPLLQASVSDIETHLPGLTVVAIPLNSRNFINLTALAPGVSLPPGTLLPRINGGRPRTNEYLYDGISALQPEPGQVAFFPIVDDIREFTVEANNVPAEFGRFNGGVVNVSTRGGSNQFHGSLYDFFRNEALNSRNYFATTGRKPEYRKNLYGATLGGPVRHNSLFFFGDYQGIKTLIGKPITSTIPTLAERQGIFTGVAKIYNPLQTTVVGGRYIRPEFANDIITAPLDPVAKALLARFPTPTTTGAANNYTRTANDADHQNQFDVRVDGARGTHDHAFARYTYFSDVEQPITALPDGSGPTAGAVLGTGNVAGLSHVLGQQAVFGETHTFTDHLLNDLHLGYTRRSNNIAGPTLSSTASAALGIPGIPTNAAFNDALPLFTFTGFQQLGPAASTFSQYQTGVWQLEDAVVVNRGRHAIKAGLDFRWYQLNAVSPPNPTGSFAFTTTGTNTQTTTATTTTGGNAIASFLLGQVDTFSIDLQSSTIRPRDAIQEYFIQDDWRASDRLTLNIGARWTLHHPSTEKTNQGAIFNLTTQQLDYVGQNGNPRSARELHYDNLAPRIGLNFMLTPKTVLRSGYGIVFIDQSGITTPFTVPQFPFIQNVQQKTQDSINAAFALSSGPTVAPIPLTQAAGLGQSVYTVNRTAGSGYSQQWNVAVQREITHNLSVDIAYVGTHIVHVGIPDSNLNQLTAAQLATGLTNPTSLTGAVTNPYYGQIPSSSSIGGKTVAAAQLLKPYPRFQNVATYRNNSGQTNFNALEAKVEQRLAYGLTFLFAYTHSKLIDDASSVFSSTVLSSPNSSSLIAADTFRPYLERDSSNGDMPNVTSLSTTYELPAGKGHRFASSGVLRPVLGGWAVNAIMSLQSGMPVTVTQATNNNAFAGFALQRPNLIAQPALPSNQRSTAKWFNTASFATAPQFTLGNASRNPVRGPAYRDLDMALVKHTKIDEKTDVEFRGEIFNLANTPAFAQPNGSFGAAAFGSITATSAEQRVVQFALKLSR, via the coding sequence GTGAAAATCAAGCACCTGTTCCCTGCTCTTATCTTGCTTCTCCTCGCCGTGTCGGATACATCCGCACAGATCGCCGCACGCATGCAAGGCCGCGTCTTGGATGCATCCGGCTCGGTCGTTGGCAAGGCACACATCGCTCTCACGGAGACGGCGACTGGAACGCATCGCGAGACCACCACCTCAAGCTCAGGGGACTACTCCTTCGGAGAACTTGCACCCGGTCGATACAGCATCGACGTCACCGCCGTCGGCTTCCAGCATCTGAGCCGCACGGGGCTCACTGCACTGGTGGGCGATACGATTCAAGTTGACCTGACCTTGACTGCAGGCGGCGAACAAACCACCGTTACCGTGAACGCGGACGCGCCGCTTCTGCAGGCATCCGTCTCCGACATCGAAACCCACCTGCCTGGATTGACCGTCGTGGCCATCCCCCTCAACAGCCGCAACTTCATCAACCTCACCGCACTCGCACCCGGCGTCTCCCTTCCCCCGGGAACCCTTCTTCCCCGCATTAACGGAGGGCGTCCACGCACCAATGAGTATCTCTACGATGGCATCTCCGCTCTCCAGCCCGAACCCGGCCAGGTAGCTTTCTTCCCCATCGTCGACGACATCCGTGAGTTCACCGTCGAGGCCAACAACGTTCCCGCGGAGTTCGGTCGCTTCAACGGCGGAGTGGTCAACGTATCCACACGCGGCGGATCGAACCAGTTCCACGGAAGCCTCTACGACTTCTTCCGCAACGAAGCACTCAACAGCCGCAATTATTTCGCAACAACGGGCCGCAAACCCGAGTACCGCAAGAATCTCTATGGAGCCACGCTCGGTGGTCCCGTACGGCACAACAGTCTCTTCTTCTTCGGCGACTACCAAGGCATCAAGACTCTTATCGGCAAGCCCATCACATCCACCATCCCAACCCTCGCCGAACGGCAAGGCATCTTCACCGGTGTCGCAAAAATCTACAACCCCTTGCAGACAACAGTAGTTGGCGGAAGATACATTCGTCCTGAATTCGCGAACGACATCATCACAGCCCCACTCGACCCCGTGGCAAAAGCTCTCCTCGCACGCTTTCCAACACCCACCACCACAGGCGCTGCGAACAACTACACCCGCACCGCAAACGACGCCGACCACCAGAATCAGTTCGACGTCCGCGTGGACGGAGCACGTGGCACGCACGATCACGCCTTCGCACGTTACACCTACTTCAGCGACGTCGAGCAGCCCATCACCGCTTTGCCGGATGGCTCCGGCCCTACGGCAGGCGCGGTCCTGGGCACCGGCAACGTCGCCGGCCTCTCGCACGTCCTCGGCCAGCAGGCCGTCTTCGGCGAAACCCACACCTTCACCGATCACCTGCTGAACGACCTGCATCTCGGATACACACGCCGCAGCAACAACATCGCCGGTCCCACCCTTTCGAGCACGGCGTCTGCAGCGCTCGGCATTCCCGGCATCCCCACCAACGCCGCCTTCAACGACGCGCTCCCCCTCTTCACCTTTACGGGCTTCCAGCAACTCGGCCCTGCGGCCAGCACCTTCTCGCAATACCAGACCGGCGTATGGCAGCTTGAGGACGCCGTTGTCGTCAACCGCGGACGTCACGCTATCAAAGCTGGCCTCGACTTCCGCTGGTACCAGTTGAATGCCGTCTCCCCACCAAACCCCACCGGTTCCTTTGCCTTCACCACCACCGGGACCAACACCCAGACGACCACGGCTACCACCACCACCGGAGGCAACGCCATCGCCAGCTTCCTGCTTGGCCAGGTCGACACCTTCTCCATCGATCTTCAGTCCAGCACCATCCGTCCCCGCGACGCCATCCAGGAGTACTTCATCCAGGATGACTGGCGTGCTTCCGATCGTTTGACCCTCAACATCGGCGCCCGCTGGACCCTCCATCATCCTTCTACGGAGAAGACCAACCAGGGTGCGATCTTCAATCTCACGACCCAGCAACTCGACTACGTTGGCCAGAACGGGAACCCACGCAGCGCGCGCGAACTGCACTACGACAACCTCGCCCCTCGCATCGGTCTGAACTTCATGCTCACCCCAAAGACGGTCCTCCGCTCCGGCTACGGCATCGTCTTCATCGATCAGTCCGGCATCACCACGCCCTTCACCGTTCCGCAGTTCCCCTTCATCCAGAACGTGCAGCAGAAGACGCAGGACAGCATCAACGCCGCCTTCGCCCTATCGAGCGGCCCAACCGTAGCGCCCATCCCCCTCACGCAGGCCGCGGGCCTAGGCCAAAGCGTCTACACCGTAAACCGCACTGCGGGCTCAGGCTACTCGCAACAGTGGAACGTGGCCGTCCAACGTGAGATCACCCACAATCTCTCGGTCGACATCGCCTACGTCGGCACCCACATCGTTCACGTCGGTATCCCCGACTCGAACCTCAATCAACTCACGGCGGCGCAACTCGCCACAGGTCTCACCAACCCCACTTCGCTCACGGGCGCCGTCACCAATCCCTACTACGGCCAGATACCCTCTTCCAGCTCCATCGGCGGCAAAACCGTAGCAGCAGCCCAGCTCCTTAAGCCCTACCCGCGCTTCCAAAACGTAGCGACCTACCGCAACAACTCCGGCCAAACCAACTTCAACGCACTCGAAGCCAAGGTGGAGCAACGCCTCGCCTACGGACTCACCTTCCTCTTCGCCTACACCCATTCCAAGCTCATCGATGATGCGTCCTCGGTCTTCTCGTCTACCGTCCTCTCGTCGCCCAACTCAAGCTCGCTGATCGCCGCCGACACCTTCCGCCCCTATCTTGAACGCGACTCCTCGAACGGCGACATGCCCAACGTCACCTCGCTCAGCACGACCTACGAGCTGCCCGCAGGCAAGGGACACCGCTTCGCGTCCTCCGGCGTCCTTCGCCCCGTGCTTGGCGGATGGGCCGTCAACGCCATCATGTCGCTCCAATCCGGAATGCCCGTCACCGTCACGCAGGCCACCAACAACAACGCTTTCGCGGGCTTCGCGCTCCAGCGCCCCAACCTCATCGCCCAGCCCGCCCTGCCGTCCAATCAGCGCTCAACAGCAAAGTGGTTCAACACCGCATCCTTCGCCACGGCGCCGCAATTCACCCTCGGCAACGCCTCACGCAACCCAGTGCGCGGCCCGGCGTATCGCGACCTAGACATGGCCCTCGTCAAGCACACCAAGATCGACGAGAAGACCGACGTAGAGTTTCGTGGCGAAATCTTCAACCTTGCCAACACCCCCGCCTTTGCACAACCCAATGGAAGCTTTGGAGCAGCCGCCTTCGGAAGCATCACCGCCACGAGCGCCGAGCAAAGAGTTGTGCAGTTCGCTCTCAAGCTAAGCCGCTAG
- a CDS encoding helix-turn-helix transcriptional regulator — protein sequence MKSSMPMLTPREAARMLGISYPTIKQWILGGKLKTVPTPGGHHRIAESALKPFLAKDDAKAPSDSRQRFRRVSGRNQIAGKVVSVRIEGLLAEVILKAGDQTVTAIITANAVRELKLKKGDSAAALIKSTDVMIERLEDPS from the coding sequence ATGAAGAGCTCAATGCCGATGCTGACGCCGAGAGAAGCCGCACGGATGCTGGGGATCAGTTACCCAACCATCAAACAGTGGATTCTCGGTGGAAAGCTGAAAACCGTTCCAACACCCGGAGGACACCATCGCATCGCAGAGTCTGCGCTGAAGCCATTCCTCGCCAAAGACGATGCCAAAGCCCCATCGGACTCACGCCAACGCTTCCGTCGAGTCAGCGGAAGGAACCAGATCGCAGGCAAAGTGGTCAGCGTCCGTATCGAAGGCCTGCTCGCCGAGGTGATTCTCAAAGCGGGCGATCAAACCGTGACCGCCATCATCACGGCGAATGCAGTGCGTGAGTTGAAGCTGAAAAAGGGTGACAGCGCCGCAGCCCTCATCAAATCGACCGACGTCATGATTGAACGCCTGGAAGATCCCTCCTAG